Proteins from one Epinephelus moara isolate mb chromosome 1, YSFRI_EMoa_1.0, whole genome shotgun sequence genomic window:
- the ugt5c1 gene encoding UDP glucuronosyltransferase 5 family, polypeptide C1, whose protein sequence is MTPGGNAAFLRLLSIVLLSWRICNGGKILIVPLEGSHWVNMDIMIKALHSRGHSVDVVRTDKSWYIKDDSPHYKTITIPVTEAFNHDFINPILKKIIVIERGESSVLSFASLQAEMFSAMFNMHRIMCKMAANMFEDKDLMNSLKERKYDLVLTDPAWGAGIMLAHALKLPLVYNVRWTTSGEGHMAIAPSPSSYIPVTGSGLSDKMTFIQRVKNVIFSVIWRAQDEFLIRPQYQAVCDRFFGPEVRYSDLLQGADIWLMRVDFVFEFPRPTMPNVVYIGGFQCKPAKPLPEHLEEFIQSSGEHGVILMSLGTFVSELPADLTNYIAAAFAELPQKVIWRHKGDRPASVGNNTLIVDWMPQNDLLGHPKMKLFVAHGGTNGLQEAIYHGVPVVGLPVFFDQYDNLLRLQERGAAKILTLSMVDKDNNFLRVIQEVLNEPSYTVNMQRLSKLHRDQPITPLENALFWIEFVMRHKGAAHLRTESYRLPWYSYHSVDVILSFVAITFLPLVFFRFVCLEKCLKRKIKND, encoded by the coding sequence ATGACCCCAGGAGGAAATGCTGCTTTTCTTCGCTTATTATCTATCGTGTTGTTGTCGTGGAGAATCTGTAATGGAGGGAAGATTTTGATCGTTCCTTTGGAGGGAAGTCACTGGGTGAACATGGACATCATGATCAAAGCTCTCCACTCTCGAGGACACTCTGTCGATGTGGTACGGACCGATAAAAGCTGGTACATCAAGGATGACTCTCCGCactacaaaacaatcacaattCCTGTCACTGAAGCCTTCAATCATGACTTCATTAACCCaatcctgaaaaaaatcattgtcatagagagaggagagagctcAGTTTTGAGCTTTGCAAGTTTGCAGGCTGAGATGTTTAGTGCCATGTTTAACATGCATAGAATAATGTGCAAAATGGCTGCTAACATGTTTGAAGATAAAGATTTAATGAATAGTTTAAAGGAGAGGAAGTATGACCTGGTCCTGACTGACCCAGCATGGGGTGCAGGTATAATGTTGGCTCATGCTCTTAAGCTGCCTCTGGTCTATAATGTGCGGTGGACAACTAGCGGAGAGGGACATATGGCCATTGCACCTTCTCCTTCATCTTATATCCCTGTGACCGGCTCAGGACTGTCAGACAAAATGACTTTCATACAAAGagtgaaaaatgtaattttctctGTCATATGGCGAGCTCAGGATGAATTTTTAATCCGCCCACAGTATCAAGCTGTGTGTGATCGGTTCTTTGGCCCAGAAGTCAGATATAGTGACTTATTACAGGGAGCAGACATTTGGCTGATGAGAGTGGACTTTGTGTTTGAGTTCCCTCGCCCCACCATGCCTAACGTCGTCTATATAGGAGGGTTCCAGTGTAAACCTGCAAAACCTCTTCCTGAACACCTGGAGGAGTTCATACAGAGTTCTGGAGAGCATGGAGTCATCCTGATGTCTCTGGGGACTTTTGTGAGTGAACTTCCTGCTGACCTAACAAACTACATCGCTGCAGCTTTTGCTGAATTACCACAGAAAGTCATCTGGAGACATAAAGGTGACAGGCCGGCCAGTGTGGGCAACAACACTTTAATAGTAGACTGGATGCCACAGAATGACCTTTTAGGACATCCCAAGATGAAACTCTTTGTGGCTCATGGAGGAACAAATGGCCTTCAAGAAGCTATTTATCACGGAGTCCCAGTTGTGGGTCTAcctgtgttttttgaccaaTACGACAACCTGCTGCGTCTTCAAGAGAGAGGAGCTGCTAAGATTCTTACATTATCCATGGTGGACAAAGACAACAACTTCCTGAGGGTCATACAGGAAGTCCTGAATGAGCCCTCCTACACAGTGAACATGCAGAGACTCTCCAAGCTGCACAGAGATCAGCCAATAACACCGCTGGAGAACGCCCTCTTCTGGATAGAGTTTGTCATgagacacaaaggagcagctcACCTGAGAACTGAGTCCTACAGACTGCCCTGGTACTCCTACCACTCTGTTGATGTGATTCTGTCTTTTGTGGCGATTACTTTTCTCCCTCTTGTATTTTTCAGATTTGTATGTCTTGAGAAATgcttgaaaagaaaaataaaaaatgactaa
- the chrna3 gene encoding neuronal acetylcholine receptor subunit alpha-3 isoform X2, whose product MTTNSDGIQRILEASSLSGCRPTGYGSQTLCSTTIGDFQVDDKTKALLRYNGDVTWIPPAIFKSSCKIDVTYFPFDYQNCTMKFGSWTYDKAKIDLVLIGSTINLKDFWETGEWTIIDAPGYKHDIKYNCCEEIYTDITYSLYIRRLPLFYTINMIIPCLLISFLTVLVFYLPSDCGEKVTLCISVLLSLTVFLLVITETIPSTSLVIPLIGEYLLFTMIFVTLSIVITVFVLNVHYRTPKTHTMPCWVRTVFLGLLPRVMFMTRPERDPETMAAASSVQTVHSRPCAIHSSGTLQKQHKPQALASSVVSSLTNRQRLFNNTELSNLNNLSGDPAKGAGSTFLCCEGRCNCCWHQRSSKLPADSGGGSGGLGSLGALTGGSAVGVGGESQCSSSESLDGGIMSLLPLSPEVREAIESVKYIAENMRLQNEAKEVQDDWKYVAMVIDRIFLWVFVLVCILGTAGLFLQPLLLGDDI is encoded by the exons ATGACTACAAACTCAGATGGAATCCAAAGGATTTTGGAGGCGTCGAGTTTATCCGGGTGCCGTCCAACAGGATATGGAAGCCAGACATTGTGCTCTACAACAA TTGGAGATTTCCAGGTTGATGACAAAACAAAGGCCCTGCTTCGGTACAATGGTGATGTCACCTGGATCCCTCCAGCCATATTCAAGAGCTCCTGCAAGATTGACGTCACCTACTTCCCCTTCGACTACCAAAACTGCACCATGAAGTTTGGCTCCTGGACGTACGACAAGGCCAAGATCGATCTGGTGCTAATTGGCTCAACTATTAACCTCAAGGATTTCTGGGAAACCGGCGAGTGGACGATCATCGACGCCCCTGGTTACAAACATGACATTAAGTACAACTGCTGTGAGGAAATCTACACGGATATCACCTACTCGTTGTACATCCGCCGCCTGCCACTTTTCTACACCATAAACATGATCATCCCCTGCCTTCTCATCTCCTTCCTCACCGTGCTCGTCTTCTACCTGCCGTCTGATTGCGGCGAGAAAGTCACTCTGTGTATCTCCGTCCTGCTGTCTTTAACTGTCTTCCTCCTCGTCATAACAGagaccatcccctccacctcactaGTCATCCCCCTGATTGGTGAGTACCTCCTCTTCACCATGATCTTTGTCACCCTCTCTATTGTCATCACTGTCTTTGTGCTGAACGTACACTACCGCACACCAAAGACCCACACTATGCCCTGCTGGGTGCGAACTGTATTCCTGGGGCTGCTGCCCAGGGTGATGTTCATGACTAGGCCAGAGAGGGACCCTGAGACGATGGCAGCGGCCAGCAGTGTTCAGACGGTGCATTCAAGGCCCTGTGCCATTCATTCATCAGGTACTTTGCAGAAGCAGCACAAACCTCAGGCCCTGGCCTCCAGCGTGGTGTCCAGCCTGACCAACCGCCAACGGCTTTTCAACAACACAGAGCTCTCCAATCTCAATAACTTAAGTGGAGACCCGGCCAAAGGTGCAGGCTCCACCTTCTTGTGCTGCGAGGGCCGTTGCAACTGCTGCTGGCACCAGAGATCCAGCAAACTGCCTGCGGACTCTGGGGGAGGGAGTGGAGGGCTGGGCAGCTTGGGGGCACTGACTGGAGGCAGTGCTGTTGGGGTCGGAGGGGAAAGTCAGTGCTCCAGCTCAGAATCTCTTGATGGAGGAATAATGTCCCTGTTGCCGCTCTCACCTGAGGTCAGAGAGGCTATTGAGAGTGTCAAATACATAGCAGAGAacatgagactacagaatgaaGCGAAGGAG GTTCAGGATGACTGGAAGTACGTTGCCATGGTTATTGACAGGATCTTTCTTTGGGTTTTTGTCCTTGTGTGCATCCTGGGAACAGCTGGCCTCTTCCTCCAGCCTCTATTACTTGGGGATGACATTTGA